Proteins from one Ardenticatena maritima genomic window:
- a CDS encoding acyl-CoA mutase large subunit family protein: protein MNQDDIRREKERWEEETVARFVARRPERRPTFETSSHIPVDRLYTPADVEVDYLNDLGFPGEYPYTRGVYPTMYRGRFWTMRQYAGYATAEESNRRYKFLLEQGQMGLSVAFDLPTQLGLDADDPLAEGEVGKVGVSISSLRDMEILFDGIPLEKVSTSMTINAPAAVLWAMYIAVAKKQGADIRNLRGTIQNDILKEYLARGTYIFPPEPSMRLVTNTFEFAHKYVPKWNPISISGYHIREAGSTAVQEVAFTFANAIAYVNAALKAGLAVDDFAPRLSFFFNAHNNLLEEIAKFRAARRLWARIMRERFGAQDPRSAMLRFHTQTAGSTLTAQQPENNIVRVAIQALAAVLGGTQSLHTNAMDEALALPTEKSAQIALRTQQIIAYESGVADTIDPLAGSYFIEHLTNEIEHRAQAYIQKIDDLGGALRAIETGYMQNEIQQAAYEEQLAIERGEKKVVGVNIFTSDETPDIELLRIDESVAERQRERLRELRATRDNEAVRRTLAALRTAAQRDDVNLMPYILDAVEAYATTGEICNTLREVWGEYEPAVIF from the coding sequence ATGAATCAGGACGACATCCGCCGCGAAAAAGAACGTTGGGAAGAAGAGACCGTTGCCCGATTTGTGGCACGCCGCCCCGAGCGACGCCCGACCTTTGAAACATCTTCTCACATTCCCGTAGACCGCCTTTACACACCCGCCGACGTCGAAGTGGACTACCTGAACGACCTCGGTTTTCCCGGCGAATACCCCTACACGCGCGGCGTCTATCCCACCATGTACCGTGGTCGCTTCTGGACCATGCGCCAATATGCGGGATACGCCACCGCCGAGGAATCCAACCGCCGCTACAAATTCCTGCTCGAACAAGGGCAGATGGGACTTTCCGTCGCGTTCGACTTGCCCACGCAACTGGGGCTCGACGCCGACGACCCGCTCGCCGAAGGGGAAGTCGGCAAAGTCGGCGTCAGTATCTCCTCATTGCGCGACATGGAAATCCTGTTCGACGGCATTCCGCTGGAAAAAGTCAGCACATCCATGACCATCAACGCCCCCGCCGCTGTCCTCTGGGCAATGTACATCGCCGTCGCCAAAAAACAGGGCGCGGACATTCGCAACCTGCGCGGCACCATTCAGAACGACATTCTCAAAGAGTATCTGGCGCGCGGCACGTACATCTTCCCCCCCGAACCATCCATGCGCCTGGTGACGAACACGTTTGAATTTGCGCACAAGTACGTGCCCAAGTGGAACCCCATCTCCATTTCGGGCTACCACATCCGCGAGGCAGGCAGTACCGCCGTGCAGGAAGTCGCCTTTACGTTCGCCAACGCCATCGCCTACGTCAACGCCGCGCTCAAAGCGGGGCTTGCCGTGGACGATTTCGCGCCGCGGCTCAGTTTCTTCTTCAACGCGCACAACAACTTGCTGGAAGAAATCGCCAAATTCCGCGCTGCCCGCCGTCTCTGGGCGCGTATCATGCGCGAACGGTTTGGCGCACAAGACCCCCGCTCGGCAATGCTGCGCTTCCACACCCAAACCGCCGGCTCCACACTCACCGCGCAACAGCCCGAAAACAACATCGTGCGCGTTGCCATTCAGGCGCTTGCCGCTGTGTTGGGGGGCACGCAAAGCCTGCACACCAACGCCATGGACGAAGCCCTGGCGCTCCCCACCGAAAAATCAGCGCAAATTGCCCTGCGCACCCAACAAATCATCGCCTACGAAAGCGGCGTCGCCGATACCATTGACCCGCTCGCGGGCAGTTATTTCATCGAGCACCTCACCAACGAAATTGAACACCGCGCGCAAGCCTACATCCAGAAGATTGACGACCTGGGCGGGGCACTGCGCGCCATCGAAACGGGCTACATGCAGAACGAAATCCAGCAAGCCGCCTACGAAGAACAACTCGCCATCGAACGGGGCGAAAAGAAGGTGGTCGGCGTCAACATCTTCACCTCGGACGAGACGCCCGACATCGAACTCCTGCGCATTGATGAGTCGGTTGCCGAACGCCAGCGCGAACGCCTGCGCGAACTGCGCGCCACGCGCGACAACGAAGCGGTGCGCCGTACACTTGCCGCACTGCGCACCGCCGCCCAACGCGACGACGTCAACCTCATGCCCTACATTCTCGACGCGGTGGAAGCCTACGCCACCACAGGCGAAATTTGCAACACACTGCGCGAGGTGTGGGGCGAATATGAACCCGCTGTGATTTTCTAA
- a CDS encoding PQQ-dependent sugar dehydrogenase, producing the protein MQKKIPLWAALTLALVLLILATLLVWQWRRPLASTSAGTARVLATVPPTRTLAPTATAIPTTAASATATQQAPTETPSATETPTPVWPPRIALEPVGSLGEGDLVHMTAIGDGSGRLFLVQRQGYVYEWRNGEIDPTPFLDIHTLVETDFNEQGLLSIAFSPDFAQSREFYVNYTAKSGNGDTIVARYRVGDDGRADPTSAQTILQIDQPAANHNGGLLLFGPDGYLYIGTGDGGAAGDPWNNAERLDTLLGKLLRIDVVGQETYAIPRGNPFDPADGQKAEIWAYGLRNPWRFSFDRLTGDLYIADVGQNKWEEVNFTPAGSRGGLHYGWDTMEGAHCFEPPEGCDTSGKVLPVAEYDHGLGCSVTGGYVYRGTRFPALYGTYFFGDYCSGRIWGLRQQDGQWVLEELLDTTVFISSFAEDEEGELYVLDLRGDVYHLVAE; encoded by the coding sequence ATGCAGAAGAAAATCCCACTCTGGGCTGCTCTGACACTGGCGCTCGTCCTGCTCATTCTGGCAACATTGCTCGTCTGGCAATGGCGGCGTCCTCTCGCTTCGACCTCGGCGGGGACGGCGCGCGTTTTGGCAACTGTGCCCCCCACGCGCACGCTCGCCCCCACCGCAACAGCCATCCCCACCACCGCCGCCAGCGCCACCGCAACACAACAAGCGCCTACCGAAACGCCCAGCGCCACCGAAACACCCACACCGGTCTGGCCGCCGCGTATCGCGCTGGAACCGGTTGGCTCGCTAGGGGAAGGCGACCTGGTGCACATGACGGCTATCGGCGATGGAAGCGGGCGGCTCTTTCTGGTGCAACGCCAGGGCTACGTGTACGAATGGCGCAACGGCGAGATTGACCCCACACCCTTCCTCGACATCCACACGCTCGTTGAAACGGACTTCAACGAGCAAGGCTTGCTGAGCATCGCCTTCTCGCCCGATTTCGCCCAAAGCCGCGAGTTTTACGTCAACTACACCGCCAAAAGCGGCAATGGCGATACCATCGTCGCTCGCTACCGCGTCGGCGATGACGGGCGCGCCGACCCCACGAGCGCCCAAACCATTCTGCAAATTGACCAACCCGCCGCCAACCACAACGGCGGCTTGCTGCTCTTCGGTCCCGACGGCTATCTCTACATCGGTACCGGCGACGGGGGCGCCGCCGGCGACCCCTGGAACAACGCCGAGCGGCTCGACACGCTGCTGGGCAAACTTCTGCGGATTGACGTCGTCGGACAGGAGACGTATGCCATTCCCCGCGGCAACCCCTTCGACCCCGCCGACGGGCAAAAAGCCGAAATCTGGGCGTATGGGCTGCGCAACCCGTGGCGGTTCAGTTTCGACCGCCTGACAGGCGACCTCTACATCGCCGACGTGGGACAAAACAAGTGGGAAGAAGTCAACTTCACGCCGGCAGGAAGCCGCGGGGGGCTGCACTACGGCTGGGACACGATGGAAGGCGCGCACTGCTTTGAACCGCCCGAAGGGTGCGACACGTCCGGCAAAGTGCTGCCCGTCGCTGAATACGACCACGGGCTGGGGTGTTCCGTCACAGGCGGCTACGTCTATCGCGGCACGCGCTTCCCCGCGCTCTACGGCACCTACTTCTTCGGCGACTACTGCTCCGGGCGCATTTGGGGGTTGCGTCAGCAAGACGGGCAATGGGTGTTGGAAGAACTGCTGGACACCACCGTCTTCATCTCATCGTTTGCCGAAGACGAAGAGGGAGAACTCTACGTGCTCGACTTGCGGGGCGACGTTTACCATCTTGTTGCTGAATAA
- a CDS encoding anti-sigma factor — protein sequence MKETTMKVQQAVNCHECLEQLELYLVGALPEEEAAAVRFHLHTCPTCAAEAAAYDPIIEALHYTPPLSAAPPTLVQRVAAIPARYPRAHATRKPRWSLWGGLAALFIVGLLLSNLWLYRNWRTTQAELQQQRDLIAHLAAGEWRAVRLNVDEPLQNAPVQAVLYYPEDDPTAPGYLIIRNLPPPPSGKAYQLWLIRPEGMRESGGIFTGGDTVVLPITPPDEWRTYQGVGVTIEPAGGSPGPTGPRVLNGGL from the coding sequence ATGAAAGAGACGACAATGAAGGTGCAACAAGCCGTGAACTGCCACGAGTGTTTGGAACAATTGGAACTCTATCTGGTGGGGGCACTCCCCGAAGAAGAAGCCGCGGCTGTGCGGTTTCATCTGCACACGTGCCCAACGTGCGCCGCCGAAGCCGCCGCCTACGACCCCATCATCGAAGCCCTGCATTACACACCGCCGCTCAGCGCCGCGCCCCCCACGCTTGTGCAGCGCGTGGCAGCCATTCCCGCACGCTACCCGCGCGCCCACGCCACACGCAAACCGCGCTGGTCGCTCTGGGGCGGGCTGGCGGCGCTCTTCATCGTCGGGTTGCTGCTCAGCAACCTCTGGCTCTATCGCAACTGGCGCACCACCCAGGCGGAACTGCAACAACAGCGCGACCTCATCGCCCACCTGGCGGCTGGTGAATGGCGCGCCGTGCGGCTCAACGTGGATGAACCGCTCCAAAACGCGCCCGTCCAGGCGGTGCTCTACTACCCCGAAGACGACCCCACCGCGCCGGGCTACCTGATTATTCGCAATCTTCCCCCGCCGCCTTCGGGGAAAGCGTACCAACTGTGGCTCATTCGCCCCGAGGGAATGCGTGAAAGCGGCGGCATTTTCACAGGGGGCGATACCGTGGTGCTCCCCATCACGCCGCCGGATGAGTGGCGCACCTACCAGGGCGTCGGCGTGACCATCGAACCCGCCGGCGGTAGCCCTGGTCCAACCGGTCCGCGTGTGTTGAATGGTGGTCTCTAA
- a CDS encoding RNA polymerase sigma factor, translating to MLLLALILEEDDSDLVHRVAQGDEDAFRRLYEKYLDAVYSMALKVTRDPHMAEDVAQEVFVRLWQRAGQYRKKRGRLLSWLLSITRNHAIDRLRYHNRRPVAEEELDLGRQNTGARTIWEAFEDDIIRLSLDELPDEQRQCLELAFFYGLSHTDIAEMLGVPLGTVKSRIRLGLQKLRAIYLEEAQSETQTPRV from the coding sequence ATGTTGCTCTTAGCGCTCATTCTCGAAGAAGATGATAGCGACCTGGTCCACCGCGTTGCGCAAGGCGACGAGGACGCCTTTCGCCGCCTCTACGAAAAATACCTCGACGCGGTCTATTCCATGGCGCTCAAAGTCACCCGCGACCCCCACATGGCGGAAGACGTTGCCCAGGAAGTCTTTGTGCGTCTCTGGCAACGCGCCGGGCAGTACCGCAAAAAACGGGGGCGCTTGCTCTCGTGGCTTCTCTCCATCACACGCAACCACGCCATAGACCGCCTGCGCTATCACAACCGCCGCCCCGTCGCCGAAGAAGAACTCGACCTTGGGCGGCAGAACACGGGCGCGCGCACCATCTGGGAAGCCTTCGAGGATGACATCATCCGCCTGAGCCTGGATGAATTGCCCGACGAACAACGCCAATGCCTGGAACTCGCCTTTTTCTACGGGCTGAGCCACACCGACATTGCCGAAATGCTGGGGGTGCCGCTGGGCACGGTAAAAAGCCGCATTCGGCTGGGTTTGCAAAAATTGCGCGCGATATACCTGGAAGAGGCGCAATCTGAAACACAGACACCGCGCGTATAA
- a CDS encoding DUF711 family protein, protein MHVRSITFFTSIDPFDPQPHLEPLAQAAADIRETLNARGFTVQTVRLALPPWHTWGDDRDVYTLALYLNREAPQMGFDYTSLGTLDATQRNQHTRLQTLTRILEATQTIFCSVLYASVSEGIHISVAREIAALIRHLATVEENGFANLRFAALANVPPYSPFFPAAYAHPKEPPTVALALECGDLLVEAYTDADTLGMARARLAAALESHGRALTIIMDELAQRHNLIFKGLDFSMAPFPTPDKSTAAGIEALGASPFGAPGTLMAAALTTDALRRARFLHTGFNGLMLPVLEDAILAARAGETYSVHDLLLYSAVCGTGLDTVPLPGDVSERALTGLLLDVAALAVRLNKPLTARLMPIPGKQAGDLTDFNFEYFANGRVLHLHEPGEGALWQTMLDEIVELF, encoded by the coding sequence ATGCACGTGCGTTCCATCACGTTTTTCACATCCATAGACCCTTTCGACCCGCAACCGCACCTCGAACCGCTGGCGCAAGCCGCCGCTGACATTCGCGAGACGCTCAACGCCCGCGGATTTACCGTGCAAACCGTGCGGTTGGCGTTGCCCCCCTGGCACACGTGGGGCGACGACCGCGACGTGTACACACTCGCCCTCTATCTCAACCGCGAAGCCCCCCAAATGGGCTTCGATTACACCTCGCTCGGAACGCTGGACGCCACCCAACGCAACCAGCACACCCGTTTGCAGACTCTCACCCGCATCCTCGAAGCCACGCAAACCATCTTTTGCAGCGTGCTCTACGCCTCGGTCAGCGAAGGCATTCACATCAGCGTTGCCCGCGAAATAGCCGCTCTCATTCGCCACCTTGCCACCGTCGAAGAAAACGGATTTGCCAACCTGCGCTTTGCCGCACTCGCCAACGTGCCGCCCTATAGCCCATTCTTCCCCGCCGCCTACGCCCATCCCAAAGAGCCGCCGACTGTGGCCTTAGCGCTGGAATGCGGCGACCTGCTCGTCGAAGCCTACACCGACGCCGACACGCTCGGCATGGCACGCGCGCGGCTTGCAGCGGCGCTGGAATCCCACGGGCGTGCGCTGACCATCATCATGGATGAACTGGCGCAACGCCACAACCTCATCTTCAAGGGGCTGGATTTTTCCATGGCGCCCTTCCCCACGCCCGACAAAAGCACCGCCGCGGGCATCGAAGCCCTTGGGGCATCCCCCTTTGGCGCTCCCGGCACGCTCATGGCGGCGGCGCTCACCACCGACGCCTTGCGGCGCGCACGCTTTTTGCACACGGGCTTCAACGGTCTCATGCTCCCCGTTCTGGAAGACGCCATCCTGGCGGCGCGCGCCGGCGAAACCTACTCCGTCCACGACTTGTTGCTCTACAGCGCGGTCTGTGGCACCGGGCTGGACACCGTGCCGCTCCCCGGCGACGTCAGCGAACGCGCGCTCACCGGGCTGTTGCTGGACGTTGCCGCGCTTGCCGTGCGCCTCAACAAGCCGCTCACCGCGCGCCTCATGCCCATCCCCGGCAAACAGGCCGGCGACCTCACCGACTTCAACTTTGAATACTTCGCCAATGGGCGCGTGCTCCACCTGCACGAACCGGGCGAAGGCGCGCTCTGGCAAACCATGCTGGATGAAATCGTCGAACTCTTCTGA
- a CDS encoding acyl-CoA dehydrogenase family protein, with product MNFEYTEEQRMIRDAVRAFAREQILPYSRDWELQEAFPRELIREMGKLGFLGVPIPEEYGGAGLDYIAEAIVFEEIGYADSSVRTTLSVQMSLVELTILNWGTEEQKRKYLPKLCSGEWIGCFGLTEPNAGSDASNVQTRAVRDGNEWVLNGQKIWISNGTWADLAIIFAQTEPGSRHKGMVAFLVETDTPGFEARKMKGKLGLRASDTGELFLTDVRVPDSARLGEVGQGFFVAMSALDNGRYGVASGCVGIAQRALDCSVEYAKERIAFDKPIASFQLVQAMLADMYVETQAARLLVYQAGHVKNKGERSTIPVSVAKYYASEVAKRAADMAIQIHGGYGYSNEYPPERLWRDARVASIYEGTSQIQQLIIGRHLTGLEAFF from the coding sequence ATGAACTTCGAGTATACCGAAGAACAAAGGATGATTCGTGATGCCGTGCGCGCTTTTGCCCGCGAGCAGATTCTCCCCTACTCCCGCGATTGGGAATTGCAGGAAGCCTTCCCCCGTGAGTTGATTCGTGAGATGGGCAAATTGGGTTTTTTGGGTGTGCCCATTCCCGAAGAGTACGGCGGCGCCGGGCTGGATTACATTGCCGAAGCCATTGTGTTTGAAGAAATCGGCTACGCCGACTCCTCGGTGCGCACCACGTTGTCGGTGCAGATGTCGCTGGTTGAGTTGACCATTCTGAACTGGGGCACCGAAGAGCAAAAACGCAAGTATCTGCCCAAACTTTGCTCCGGTGAGTGGATCGGGTGCTTTGGGCTGACCGAGCCGAACGCGGGATCGGATGCGAGCAATGTGCAGACGCGCGCCGTGCGCGACGGCAATGAGTGGGTGTTGAATGGGCAGAAGATCTGGATTAGCAACGGCACATGGGCTGACCTGGCGATTATCTTTGCCCAGACCGAACCCGGCAGTCGCCACAAGGGCATGGTGGCGTTCCTGGTGGAAACCGATACACCCGGCTTTGAGGCGCGCAAGATGAAGGGCAAACTCGGCTTGCGCGCCAGCGACACGGGCGAACTCTTCCTCACCGATGTGCGCGTGCCGGATTCGGCGCGGTTGGGCGAAGTGGGGCAAGGGTTCTTTGTGGCGATGAGCGCGCTGGATAACGGGCGCTACGGCGTGGCCAGCGGGTGCGTGGGCATTGCGCAGCGCGCGCTGGATTGCAGTGTGGAATACGCCAAGGAACGCATTGCCTTCGACAAGCCGATTGCCTCGTTCCAGTTGGTGCAGGCGATGCTGGCGGATATGTATGTTGAAACGCAAGCCGCGCGCTTGCTCGTCTATCAGGCGGGGCATGTGAAGAACAAAGGCGAACGGAGCACCATTCCGGTCTCGGTGGCGAAATACTACGCCAGCGAAGTGGCCAAACGCGCCGCAGACATGGCGATTCAGATTCACGGCGGCTATGGCTACTCGAACGAATATCCGCCCGAACGGCTCTGGCGCGATGCGCGTGTGGCGAGCATTTACGAAGGCACCAGCCAAATCCAGCAGTTGATTATTGGGCGGCATTTGACGGGCTTGGAGGCCTTTTTCTAA
- a CDS encoding gamma-glutamyl-gamma-aminobutyrate hydrolase family protein — translation MRPVIGITTSTLKPKPEFPLTQVATTRAYSEAVMRAGGIPLLIPPLPEIAEMYLDAIDGLILSGGGDIAPWRYTTEPPHPQVYGLDETRDALEVALAQAAVARDMPLLAICRGMQVLAVALGGTLIQHIPDAIPSALEHRPEPLRVPLPRHEVQIAEGSRLAAVLETQRLSVNSGHHQAVRTVAEPLQVVAHAPDGVVEAIEVRKARFVVGVQWHPELLGDEAVHQRLFKQLVQAARGGRA, via the coding sequence ATGCGCCCTGTGATTGGCATTACCACCAGCACGCTCAAACCCAAGCCGGAGTTCCCGCTGACGCAGGTCGCCACGACGCGCGCCTATTCGGAGGCGGTCATGCGGGCGGGTGGGATTCCGCTGTTGATTCCCCCGTTGCCGGAGATTGCCGAAATGTACCTTGACGCCATAGACGGGTTGATTTTGAGCGGGGGCGGCGATATTGCGCCCTGGCGCTACACAACCGAGCCGCCGCACCCGCAAGTCTATGGGCTGGATGAGACGCGGGATGCGCTGGAAGTGGCGCTGGCGCAAGCGGCGGTGGCGCGCGATATGCCACTGCTGGCGATTTGCCGCGGGATGCAGGTGCTCGCGGTGGCGTTGGGTGGCACGCTCATTCAGCATATCCCCGATGCGATACCTTCGGCGTTGGAGCACCGCCCTGAGCCGTTGCGCGTGCCGTTGCCGCGCCACGAGGTGCAAATTGCAGAGGGCAGCCGCCTGGCGGCAGTGCTGGAAACGCAGCGGTTGAGTGTGAACAGCGGCCACCACCAGGCGGTGCGCACGGTTGCCGAGCCTCTGCAGGTGGTGGCGCATGCCCCCGATGGCGTGGTGGAAGCCATCGAAGTGCGCAAGGCGCGGTTTGTGGTGGGGGTACAGTGGCATCCGGAGTTGTTGGGAGATGAGGCGGTGCATCAGCGTTTGTTCAAGCAATTGGTGCAGGCGGCGCGCGGTGGGCGCGCGTAG
- the selD gene encoding selenide, water dikinase SelD, with amino-acid sequence MADIRLTQLVACAGUASKVGLADLAHVLRQLPTSEDPNVLVGTAVPADAGVYRLSDDVALVQSVDLFTPVVDDPFDYGRIAAANSLSDLYAMGATPRTALNVVSFPKGLPTEILVEMLRGGAEVAREAGVAILGGHTVQGPEPMYGLAVTGVVHPQRLVSNQGAQPGDLLVLTKPLGLGILTTAHKRGMLPDDVLREAVEVMATLNRAAAEAMTAVGVHAATDITGYGLLGHLHELLAASGAAARIVAERVPVLEAAWTFAAQNVVPGGSQSTFGYLTDEIQAVTWDAALTWEQQIVLCDAQTSGGLLIAVPPERVEALLAALEARGVATRALIGEVVAGAPGHIDVTAHE; translated from the coding sequence ATGGCGGACATTCGTTTGACGCAACTCGTCGCCTGCGCTGGTTGAGCCAGCAAAGTCGGCTTGGCCGACTTGGCGCACGTGTTGCGCCAATTGCCAACAAGTGAAGACCCCAACGTACTGGTCGGCACGGCTGTGCCGGCTGATGCCGGCGTCTATCGTTTGAGCGACGATGTGGCGCTGGTGCAAAGCGTGGACCTGTTCACCCCGGTGGTGGATGACCCCTTCGACTACGGGCGCATTGCGGCGGCGAACAGCCTGAGCGACCTGTATGCGATGGGCGCGACGCCCCGCACGGCGCTGAATGTGGTGAGTTTCCCGAAGGGGTTGCCGACCGAGATTTTGGTGGAGATGTTGCGCGGCGGTGCTGAGGTTGCGCGGGAGGCTGGTGTGGCGATTCTCGGCGGGCACACCGTGCAGGGACCCGAACCGATGTACGGCTTGGCGGTCACGGGCGTTGTGCATCCTCAGCGGCTGGTGAGCAATCAAGGCGCACAGCCGGGCGACCTGCTGGTGCTGACGAAGCCGCTTGGGCTGGGTATTCTGACAACCGCGCACAAGCGGGGCATGCTCCCCGATGATGTGTTGCGCGAAGCCGTCGAGGTGATGGCGACGCTCAACCGGGCGGCGGCGGAGGCGATGACGGCGGTGGGCGTGCATGCCGCCACCGACATTACCGGTTATGGCTTGCTGGGGCATTTGCATGAATTGCTCGCGGCAAGCGGCGCGGCGGCGCGGATTGTGGCCGAGCGTGTGCCTGTGCTGGAGGCGGCGTGGACGTTTGCCGCGCAGAATGTGGTGCCCGGCGGTTCGCAAAGCACGTTCGGCTATCTCACAGACGAAATTCAGGCGGTGACCTGGGATGCCGCGCTCACGTGGGAGCAGCAAATTGTGTTGTGTGATGCACAAACGAGCGGCGGCTTGCTGATAGCCGTGCCGCCTGAGCGGGTGGAGGCGCTTTTGGCTGCGCTGGAAGCCCGTGGCGTGGCAACGCGCGCGCTGATTGGTGAGGTTGTGGCGGGTGCGCCGGGGCATATTGACGTGACGGCGCACGAGTGA
- a CDS encoding amphi-Trp domain-containing protein: MTQKPHRDVEKVYSVKQFAAKLRRLADALEANKPFVIQVAGERIYVPRDAVISIEHERAADGEELEFQLKWNIPDEEETDAVDVEADA; encoded by the coding sequence ATGACGCAAAAACCCCACCGCGATGTTGAAAAAGTCTATTCGGTGAAGCAATTTGCCGCCAAACTGCGGCGGCTCGCCGATGCGCTGGAAGCCAACAAGCCGTTTGTGATTCAGGTGGCGGGGGAGCGCATCTATGTGCCGCGCGATGCCGTCATCAGCATTGAGCATGAGCGGGCGGCGGATGGCGAGGAGTTGGAGTTTCAACTCAAATGGAACATTCCCGACGAGGAAGAAACGGACGCCGTGGATGTTGAAGCCGACGCCTGA